A genomic region of Luteibacter aegosomatissinici contains the following coding sequences:
- a CDS encoding TonB-dependent receptor, whose amino-acid sequence MSSRISRAGVLSRRTALALAIAMGTAAPGVVLAQATSGSLFGSATPGQTVTATSDTGVSRTVTVDQQGRYTIGQLPVGNYTVTLKQGDGVVDTRNNVTLRVGGGTDVSFAAAASASNASSLEGVTVSANALPSIDVSAVDSRTVITSQQLDKLPLARTAEAIALLAPGAVAGSSFFTGPTGNALVSIAGSAVTENAYYMNGFNTTDPLSGFGGITLPYGAIDQQEILAGGYGAAYGRSSGGVISQVGKRGTNDWHFGAQVLWEPKGTKANPFNYYRQVGPLAGQEYDENKGDKSWRTTYSAYAGGPLIKDTLYIFVAAEQERREGESTTSVAAPFVYKTSYRNPKYYGKIDWNINDSNILEVTGASNKQNYDASIYDYDYATHTKGDYTGKDNSGVPPNKSGADLYTAKFTSYITDDLTLTALYGKMKGTYYTATGGDVTQPNIIGATFENPAYTGGGVITNGNPSAQVPDPEHKSTNTNLRVDLSYHIGDHTIVAGIDNQNVRDTHDGVTTSGPGYAWQYGKQDPGVPIIGEEPTDSAYVAPAAGEGYWVSRYIYSTAASVRTTQRAQYIEDTWQVNDRWMVKVGLRNDQFTNYNQQSQPYLRLTTPQWAPRLGATWDVNGDSTLKIYANAGRYYLALPATVALRSAGASLYTNEYYNYTGIDANGIPQGLTPIESSTGGPISANREYGIPRDPKTAAATNIKSQYQDEFILGFDAALNDKWTYGAKGTVRKLRNSIDDVGDADAITRKMIRSGIDPDTIGDIQGSYLFNPGRANTFLIPNTNGGYYSVDMNNEDFGFPHNKRSYYGLELYLDHAWDGVYQVRFDYVFSKSYGNSEGQVRSDIRQDTVSATVDWDYAEVMQYANGELANSRKHQFKIYGSYQLAPEWLVSANINIASGAPKSCLGLYGPNQTNPNLGYGSYYHWCDGQPSPPGAAGHNPWTYLVTGSLEYRPEWADKKLAFNVTVFNLLNQRKETQVYPIHGSTNSLNARYDVPLYQTTPRYARFGISYDF is encoded by the coding sequence ATGAGTTCGCGTATTTCTCGCGCCGGCGTCCTTAGCCGCCGCACCGCACTGGCCCTGGCCATCGCCATGGGCACTGCCGCGCCGGGCGTCGTGCTTGCGCAGGCCACCAGCGGTTCGCTGTTTGGTTCGGCAACGCCGGGCCAGACCGTCACTGCTACCAGCGATACGGGCGTCAGCCGTACCGTCACCGTTGACCAGCAGGGCCGCTACACCATCGGCCAGCTGCCGGTCGGTAACTACACCGTCACGCTGAAGCAGGGCGATGGCGTGGTCGATACGCGTAACAACGTCACCCTGCGCGTGGGTGGTGGTACGGACGTTTCGTTCGCCGCCGCTGCCAGCGCCTCCAACGCTTCCAGCCTGGAAGGCGTGACCGTGTCGGCCAATGCGCTGCCGTCGATCGACGTCAGCGCGGTCGACTCGCGTACCGTCATCACCTCGCAGCAGCTCGATAAGCTGCCGCTGGCCCGCACCGCCGAAGCCATCGCGCTGCTGGCGCCGGGTGCCGTTGCGGGTAGCTCGTTCTTCACGGGCCCGACCGGTAACGCCCTTGTCTCGATCGCCGGCAGCGCCGTGACCGAGAACGCGTACTACATGAACGGCTTCAACACGACTGATCCGCTCAGCGGCTTCGGTGGTATCACGCTGCCGTACGGCGCCATCGACCAGCAGGAAATCCTTGCGGGCGGTTACGGTGCAGCCTACGGCCGTTCGTCGGGCGGCGTGATCTCTCAGGTCGGTAAGCGCGGCACCAATGACTGGCACTTCGGTGCACAGGTGCTGTGGGAGCCGAAGGGCACCAAGGCCAACCCGTTCAACTATTACCGCCAGGTCGGCCCGCTTGCTGGTCAGGAATACGACGAGAATAAGGGCGACAAGTCCTGGCGCACGACGTACTCCGCTTACGCCGGTGGTCCGTTGATCAAGGACACCCTGTACATCTTCGTCGCTGCCGAACAGGAGCGCCGCGAAGGTGAGTCGACCACCAGTGTCGCCGCCCCGTTCGTGTACAAGACGTCCTACCGCAACCCGAAGTACTACGGCAAGATCGATTGGAACATCAACGACAGCAACATCCTTGAAGTCACCGGCGCGTCGAACAAGCAGAACTACGACGCCTCGATCTACGACTACGACTACGCCACCCACACCAAGGGTGACTACACCGGCAAGGACAACTCCGGCGTACCGCCGAACAAGTCGGGCGCCGACCTATATACGGCCAAGTTCACCAGCTACATCACGGATGACCTGACCCTTACCGCGCTGTACGGCAAGATGAAGGGCACGTACTACACCGCCACGGGCGGTGACGTGACCCAGCCGAACATTATTGGTGCCACGTTCGAGAACCCGGCCTACACCGGTGGTGGTGTCATCACCAACGGCAACCCGTCGGCGCAGGTGCCGGATCCGGAGCACAAGTCGACCAACACCAACCTGCGGGTCGACCTGAGCTACCACATCGGCGATCACACGATCGTTGCCGGTATCGATAACCAGAACGTCCGCGACACGCACGACGGTGTCACCACCTCGGGCCCGGGCTACGCCTGGCAGTACGGCAAGCAGGATCCGGGCGTGCCCATCATCGGTGAAGAGCCGACCGATTCCGCATACGTCGCCCCGGCGGCTGGCGAGGGTTACTGGGTTTCGCGCTACATCTACAGCACGGCCGCTTCGGTCCGTACCACGCAGCGCGCGCAGTACATCGAAGACACCTGGCAGGTGAACGATCGCTGGATGGTGAAGGTGGGTCTGCGTAATGACCAGTTCACCAACTACAACCAGCAGAGCCAGCCGTACCTGCGCCTGACGACCCCGCAGTGGGCGCCGCGCCTGGGTGCCACCTGGGACGTGAACGGTGATTCCACGCTGAAGATTTACGCCAACGCAGGCCGTTACTACCTCGCGCTGCCGGCGACCGTCGCCCTGCGTTCCGCCGGTGCTTCGCTCTACACGAACGAGTACTACAACTACACCGGTATCGACGCCAACGGCATCCCGCAGGGCCTGACGCCGATCGAGAGCAGCACGGGTGGCCCGATCTCGGCCAACCGCGAATACGGCATCCCGCGCGATCCGAAGACCGCTGCCGCCACCAACATCAAGTCGCAGTACCAGGATGAGTTCATCCTCGGCTTCGACGCGGCGTTGAACGACAAGTGGACCTACGGCGCCAAGGGCACCGTGCGCAAGCTGCGTAACTCGATCGATGACGTCGGCGACGCCGATGCCATCACCCGCAAGATGATTCGTTCGGGTATCGATCCGGACACCATCGGCGATATCCAGGGTAGCTACCTGTTCAACCCGGGTCGCGCCAACACGTTCCTCATCCCGAACACGAACGGCGGCTACTACAGCGTCGACATGAACAATGAGGACTTTGGCTTCCCGCACAACAAGCGCAGCTACTACGGCCTCGAGCTCTACCTCGACCACGCCTGGGATGGCGTGTACCAGGTCCGCTTCGATTACGTCTTCTCGAAGAGCTACGGCAACTCGGAAGGCCAGGTCCGTTCGGACATCCGCCAGGATACGGTCTCGGCGACGGTTGACTGGGATTACGCGGAAGTCATGCAGTACGCCAACGGCGAACTGGCCAACAGCCGCAAGCACCAGTTCAAGATCTACGGTTCCTACCAGCTGGCGCCGGAATGGCTGGTCTCGGCCAACATCAACATCGCCTCGGGCGCGCCGAAGAGCTGCCTGGGCCTGTATGGTCCGAACCAGACCAACCCGAACCTCGGTTATGGCTCGTACTACCACTGGTGCGATGGCCAGCCGTCGCCCCCGGGTGCCGCAGGCCACAACCCCTGGACCTACCTCGTGACGGGCTCGCTTGAATACCGTCCGGAGTGGGCTGACAAGAAGCTTGCCTTCAACGTCACCGTGTTCAACCTGCTGAACCAGCGCAAGGAAACGCAGGTTTATCCGATCCACGGCAGCACCAACAGCCTGAACGCGCGTTACGACGTGCCGCTCTACCAGACCACCCCGCGTTACGCCCGCTTCGGCATCAGCTACGACTTCTAA
- a CDS encoding TonB-dependent receptor, producing the protein MNVMHHGRQLRRTALAVGLGLCLAGGAVHAQSNTTGGIAGTVESGQGTTVTISNPATGITRSTPVESDGRYRITSLPPGTYTVTLENNGTPVSTRENVVVTISSNTSVPFGAAASAAQASTLEGVSVTATALPSIDVSSVDTRTVLTAEQLNKLPITRDVLAAALLAPGVIGNSSYKDALGNPVPSFGGSASSENAYFINGYAVTNPLTSIGLTQLPFDAIDQQQVLTGGYGAEFGRSTGGVINIVTKRGTNEWHGGVYTIWEPQGTRSSPKNSNYPDTGFYPNTDGTIYQYYKKNNYWRSTVGAYASGPLIKDTLFFYVDAEMNRREGAGIAASTTAGAITSASVGRNGWNDYKYKIPRWIAKIDWNITDDHHLELTGLSDKTEYDSKTYGFSYADLGHGDTQNGGVYQKDGGDLYVGKYTGCITDALTVSALYGQQRLDHVQQPFGYDPNCPLVVISSAASRAPGINYGTCQTTSTAVRVPGAEDKTDGWRFDVEYRLGDHDIRAGADRQEAKSFTGTSLPGGFSWTYSQQNNPAQAIDAGHGVGAPNAAGGLGTQGYYVIKSYTTTQAKVKTVQESQYIEDHWQATDRWMIYAGLRNEQFKNYNGNNEVYAKQRHQLAPRLGVSWDVFGDSTLKVYANAGRYHLAMPNNVAVRAASGSLNTTEYFTYTGVDPQGNPTGLASVPVNQAAGYTCNGTNATSANLECGTAPDPRTVAAKGLKSHYQDEYIAGFDMALSPSWNWGAKATWRQLRSAIDDTCTPALGGACFLFNPGTGNTFLQLQDDGSFVERHYSKDELGLGDLKRKYYALDLYLEHPFSDKWYGRIDYTWSRSYGNTEGQLASDLDTGNGGQADVSVTQDWDLPQLMVGANGRLPNDRTHQVKFFGYYQFTDDLRFGINANISSGRPKNCTSFYPTADAGLYNGSFYWFCGLPGQPGYEFSPRGSHGSAPWTYIVNLNAAYTPSWFDRHLTFQVDVLNVFNKQEPTTYNFRYATNRSTPSPLYLRELNYTDPRTVRFTARYDF; encoded by the coding sequence ATGAACGTCATGCATCACGGCCGCCAGCTTCGCCGCACTGCGCTCGCTGTCGGACTTGGGCTGTGCCTGGCCGGCGGAGCCGTCCACGCCCAGTCGAACACCACCGGTGGTATCGCCGGTACGGTGGAAAGCGGGCAGGGTACGACCGTAACGATCAGCAATCCCGCGACAGGCATTACGCGCTCCACGCCCGTGGAGAGCGATGGCCGCTACCGCATCACCTCGCTGCCGCCAGGCACCTACACGGTGACCCTGGAAAACAACGGCACGCCGGTGAGCACGCGCGAAAACGTCGTGGTTACGATTTCCAGCAACACGTCGGTGCCGTTCGGCGCCGCCGCCAGCGCTGCCCAGGCCAGCACGCTCGAAGGCGTGTCGGTCACGGCCACCGCGCTGCCCTCGATCGACGTGTCGTCGGTCGATACCCGCACGGTGCTGACCGCCGAGCAGCTGAACAAGCTGCCGATCACGCGTGACGTGCTCGCGGCCGCGCTGCTCGCCCCGGGCGTCATCGGTAACTCGTCGTACAAGGATGCCCTCGGCAATCCAGTGCCCAGCTTCGGTGGTTCGGCATCGTCCGAGAACGCCTACTTCATCAACGGCTATGCGGTGACCAACCCGCTGACCTCGATCGGCCTCACCCAGTTGCCGTTCGATGCGATCGATCAGCAGCAGGTGCTCACCGGCGGTTACGGCGCTGAATTCGGCCGTTCCACCGGCGGCGTCATCAATATCGTGACCAAGCGCGGTACCAACGAGTGGCACGGTGGCGTCTATACCATCTGGGAACCGCAAGGCACCCGCTCGAGCCCGAAGAACTCGAACTACCCCGACACGGGCTTTTACCCGAACACCGATGGCACGATTTACCAGTACTACAAGAAGAACAACTACTGGCGCTCCACCGTGGGTGCGTACGCCAGCGGTCCGCTGATCAAGGACACCCTGTTCTTCTACGTCGACGCGGAAATGAACCGTCGCGAAGGTGCGGGTATCGCGGCCAGCACCACCGCCGGCGCGATTACCTCGGCCAGCGTGGGCCGTAACGGCTGGAACGATTACAAGTACAAGATTCCGCGCTGGATCGCGAAGATCGACTGGAACATCACCGATGACCACCACCTCGAACTGACCGGCCTTTCGGACAAGACCGAATACGATTCGAAGACCTACGGTTTCAGCTATGCCGATCTCGGGCACGGCGACACGCAGAACGGCGGCGTGTACCAGAAGGACGGCGGCGACCTTTACGTCGGCAAGTACACCGGCTGCATCACCGATGCGCTGACCGTGTCGGCGTTGTACGGCCAGCAGCGCCTTGATCACGTGCAGCAGCCGTTTGGCTATGACCCGAACTGCCCGCTCGTCGTGATCTCCAGCGCCGCGTCGCGCGCACCGGGCATCAACTACGGTACTTGCCAGACCACCTCCACCGCCGTGCGCGTGCCGGGTGCGGAAGACAAGACCGATGGCTGGCGCTTCGACGTCGAGTACCGCCTGGGCGACCATGACATCCGTGCGGGTGCCGATCGCCAGGAAGCCAAGTCCTTCACCGGTACCTCGCTGCCCGGCGGTTTCAGCTGGACCTATAGCCAGCAGAACAACCCCGCCCAGGCGATCGATGCCGGCCACGGCGTGGGCGCACCGAATGCCGCCGGCGGCCTGGGTACCCAGGGCTACTACGTGATCAAGTCCTACACCACCACCCAGGCCAAGGTGAAAACGGTGCAGGAATCGCAGTACATCGAAGACCACTGGCAGGCGACCGACCGCTGGATGATCTACGCCGGCCTGCGTAACGAGCAGTTCAAGAACTACAACGGCAACAACGAAGTCTATGCGAAGCAGCGCCACCAGCTCGCGCCGCGCCTCGGTGTGTCGTGGGACGTCTTCGGTGATTCCACGCTGAAGGTGTATGCGAACGCTGGCCGTTACCACCTGGCCATGCCGAATAACGTGGCGGTTCGCGCCGCCTCGGGCTCGCTCAACACCACCGAGTACTTCACCTATACCGGCGTGGATCCGCAGGGTAACCCCACGGGCCTGGCGTCGGTGCCGGTGAACCAGGCGGCGGGCTATACCTGTAACGGTACCAACGCCACCTCCGCCAACCTCGAGTGCGGTACCGCGCCGGATCCGCGTACCGTTGCGGCGAAGGGCCTGAAGTCGCATTACCAGGATGAGTACATCGCGGGCTTCGACATGGCGCTCTCGCCCAGCTGGAACTGGGGTGCGAAGGCCACCTGGCGCCAGCTGCGCAGCGCGATCGACGATACCTGTACGCCGGCCCTTGGCGGTGCGTGCTTCCTGTTCAACCCGGGCACGGGCAACACCTTCCTGCAGCTGCAGGACGATGGTTCGTTCGTCGAGCGTCACTACTCGAAGGATGAGCTGGGCCTGGGCGACCTGAAGCGTAAGTACTACGCCCTGGACCTGTACCTGGAGCACCCGTTCTCCGACAAGTGGTACGGCCGCATCGATTACACGTGGTCGCGCAGCTACGGCAACACGGAAGGCCAGCTCGCGTCCGATCTGGACACCGGTAACGGCGGCCAGGCGGACGTGTCGGTGACGCAGGACTGGGATCTTCCGCAGCTGATGGTCGGCGCCAATGGCCGCCTGCCGAACGATCGCACGCACCAGGTCAAGTTCTTCGGCTACTACCAGTTCACCGACGACCTGCGTTTCGGCATCAACGCAAACATCTCGTCCGGTCGTCCGAAAAACTGCACCAGCTTCTACCCGACCGCGGATGCGGGCCTGTACAACGGTTCGTTCTACTGGTTCTGCGGCCTGCCGGGCCAGCCGGGTTACGAGTTCTCGCCGCGCGGTTCGCACGGCTCGGCTCCGTGGACCTATATCGTCAACCTCAACGCGGCCTACACCCCGTCGTGGTTCGATCGCCACCTGACGTTCCAGGTCGACGTGCTCAACGTGTTCAACAAGCAGGAGCCGACGACGTACAACTTCCGTTATGCGACGAACCGCTCCACGCCGAGCCCGCTGTACCTGCGCGAGCTGAATTACACCGATCCGCGCACGGTCCGCTTCACTGCCCGTTACGACTTCTGA
- a CDS encoding helix-turn-helix domain-containing protein: protein MNDNSRGSFRADAAGGGFEGGRAGGDVPASSFASRVRQVIKMNGSVSDIARRCGFSEGVVRSWRDGNTDPSRGRCVTMAKTLGISLVWLAAGEGPMVLDASSEDAIGRTETSDSLRGRDDHHDVASAPAPLDPSRLAAAMKLLQSDIEMAGSRFSPVRHADLVAEMYAILGRSSEPEYADRVIAFRRTVMSRIGDEPGAVAA, encoded by the coding sequence ATGAACGACAATTCGAGGGGATCCTTCCGCGCTGATGCGGCCGGGGGCGGCTTCGAGGGTGGACGCGCTGGTGGCGACGTGCCTGCCTCCTCCTTCGCGAGCCGGGTCCGCCAGGTCATCAAGATGAATGGCAGCGTGAGCGATATCGCCCGCCGCTGCGGTTTCTCCGAAGGCGTGGTGCGTAGCTGGCGCGATGGCAACACCGACCCGTCGCGTGGGCGCTGCGTCACCATGGCGAAGACGCTGGGCATTTCGCTGGTGTGGCTGGCCGCGGGCGAAGGCCCGATGGTGCTGGATGCATCGAGCGAAGATGCCATCGGCCGCACGGAAACGTCCGATTCGCTGCGTGGCCGTGACGACCACCATGACGTGGCCTCGGCCCCCGCGCCGCTTGACCCGTCGCGCCTGGCGGCCGCCATGAAGCTGCTGCAGTCGGATATCGAGATGGCCGGCAGCCGCTTCTCGCCGGTACGTCACGCCGATCTGGTAGCCGAGATGTACGCCATCCTCGGTCGCTCGTCGGAGCCGGAATACGCTGATCGGGTTATCGCGTTCCGCCGGACGGTCATGTCGCGCATCGGCGATGAACCGGGTGCGGTAGCGGCCTGA
- the glyS gene encoding glycine--tRNA ligase subunit beta, translating to MADKRLPLIIELGTEELPPKALDDLAGAFARGVVEGLEKRGVTGDYAGAKTYASPRRLAVYIPAVAVAQPEQNVERRGPAVNASIGADGEPSKALVGFAQSCGVDVSALEKLETDKGAWFVFRAVKPGQPTAALLQEIVVEALKALPIPKAMRWGNREDTFVRPVHTLLMLHGSDIVDGEVLGLKSGRQSLGHRFHHPHPVHVASADAWLDALRHAHVIADPAERRERVRAEVARVATGGTPRLSDALLDEIANLTEWPVGIACTFERDFLEVPPEALVTTMETNQKFVPVFDAAGKLTEHFIGVANIESRDPAEISKGYERVIRPRFADAKFFWDEDLKTPLADNQDALKNVTYQQSLGSLWDKTVRVAELARVIANRVGVDAGKATHAAALAKCDLLTRMVGEFPELQGVMGRYYATRQGIDADVADALDSFYQPRFGGDAIAAGKVGQVLAVAERLDTLAGIFAVGMKPSGNKDPFALRRAALGLARTLIEGGLAIDLRAALTEAFELVPEAAFVAGVKPGKDGKAPAIDIGARRRELGDEVNNFVLERLRGYYTEQGFSTDQFESVLAVTPATLPDFDRRLRAVAEFARRDEAASLAAANKRVANILRKQAEEANAAPIPAQVDPAHFESDAERELHAALDAARAETRELLGRADYTGTLARLSVLQAPVDRFFDDVLVNAENPAVRGNRLALLAQLKAAFGAIADISRL from the coding sequence ATGGCCGATAAGCGCCTGCCGCTCATCATCGAGCTTGGCACCGAAGAACTGCCGCCCAAGGCGCTTGATGACCTCGCCGGCGCCTTCGCGCGCGGTGTCGTCGAAGGCCTGGAGAAGCGTGGCGTCACGGGTGACTACGCCGGGGCCAAAACCTACGCGTCGCCGCGCCGCCTGGCGGTCTATATCCCGGCCGTGGCCGTGGCCCAGCCCGAACAGAACGTCGAGCGCCGTGGCCCGGCCGTGAACGCCAGCATCGGCGCCGACGGCGAGCCGTCCAAGGCCCTGGTCGGTTTCGCCCAGTCGTGCGGCGTGGACGTGTCCGCCCTCGAAAAGCTGGAAACGGACAAGGGCGCGTGGTTCGTGTTCCGCGCCGTAAAGCCGGGGCAGCCCACGGCGGCACTGCTGCAGGAGATCGTGGTTGAGGCGCTGAAGGCGCTGCCGATCCCGAAGGCCATGCGCTGGGGCAACCGCGAAGATACCTTTGTCCGCCCGGTGCACACGCTGCTCATGCTGCATGGCTCGGATATCGTGGACGGCGAAGTGCTTGGCCTGAAGAGTGGCCGGCAGAGCCTGGGCCACCGCTTCCACCACCCGCACCCGGTGCACGTGGCCAGCGCCGATGCGTGGCTGGATGCCCTGCGCCATGCGCACGTCATCGCCGACCCGGCGGAGCGCCGCGAGCGCGTCCGCGCCGAGGTGGCCCGCGTGGCCACCGGCGGCACGCCGCGCCTTTCCGATGCGCTGCTCGATGAAATCGCCAACCTGACCGAATGGCCGGTCGGCATTGCCTGCACGTTCGAGCGCGACTTCCTGGAAGTGCCGCCCGAGGCGCTGGTCACCACCATGGAAACGAACCAGAAGTTCGTTCCCGTGTTTGATGCGGCCGGCAAGCTCACCGAACACTTCATCGGCGTGGCCAATATCGAGAGCCGCGACCCGGCGGAGATCAGCAAGGGCTACGAGCGCGTTATCCGTCCCCGTTTTGCCGACGCCAAGTTCTTCTGGGATGAAGACCTGAAGACACCGCTGGCCGATAACCAGGACGCGTTGAAGAACGTGACCTACCAGCAGTCGTTGGGCAGCCTGTGGGACAAGACGGTTCGCGTGGCCGAGCTGGCCCGGGTCATCGCCAATCGCGTGGGTGTGGACGCCGGCAAGGCCACGCACGCGGCCGCGCTCGCCAAGTGCGACCTGCTTACCCGCATGGTGGGTGAATTCCCCGAACTGCAGGGCGTGATGGGCCGTTACTACGCGACCCGCCAGGGCATCGACGCCGACGTAGCCGATGCGCTCGATAGCTTCTACCAGCCGCGTTTCGGTGGTGATGCGATCGCCGCGGGCAAGGTGGGTCAGGTGCTGGCCGTGGCCGAGCGCCTGGATACGCTCGCGGGCATCTTTGCCGTGGGCATGAAGCCCAGCGGCAACAAGGATCCCTTCGCCCTGCGCCGCGCCGCGCTGGGCCTGGCCCGCACCCTGATCGAGGGTGGCCTGGCTATCGACCTGCGCGCCGCGCTCACCGAGGCGTTCGAGCTCGTGCCCGAAGCCGCTTTCGTGGCCGGCGTGAAGCCGGGCAAGGATGGCAAGGCGCCGGCCATCGATATCGGTGCCCGCCGCCGCGAGCTCGGCGACGAAGTGAACAACTTCGTCCTCGAGCGCCTGCGTGGCTATTACACCGAGCAGGGCTTCAGCACCGATCAGTTCGAATCCGTACTGGCGGTCACACCCGCCACGCTGCCGGATTTCGACCGCCGGCTCCGCGCCGTGGCCGAGTTCGCGCGCCGGGACGAGGCCGCCAGCCTTGCGGCCGCGAACAAGCGCGTGGCGAACATCCTGCGCAAGCAGGCCGAGGAAGCGAATGCGGCGCCCATCCCGGCGCAGGTCGACCCGGCCCACTTCGAATCGGATGCCGAGCGTGAGCTGCACGCAGCCCTGGACGCCGCCCGGGCGGAAACGCGCGAGCTGCTGGGCCGGGCCGATTACACGGGCACGCTGGCACGCCTGTCGGTACTGCAGGCCCCGGTGGACCGCTTCTTCGACGACGTGCTGGTGAACGCGGAAAACCCGGCCGTGCGCGGCAACCGGCTGGCCCTGCTAGCCCAGCTCAAGGCAGCGTTCGGCGCGATCGCCGACATTTCCCGCCTGTAA
- the glyQ gene encoding glycine--tRNA ligase subunit alpha, giving the protein MSAPTFQDVIQTLNRYWAEQGCVLMQPLDTEVGAGTFHPATFLRSLGPEPWAAAYVQPCRRPTDGRYGDNPNRLQHYYQYQVVLKPNPDNILELYIGSLKALGIDPLVHDLRFVEDNWESPTLGAWGLGWEVWLNGMEVTQFTYFQQAGGLECRPVTGEITYGLERLVMYLQNVDSIYDIVWTHAPHGVVTYGDVFHQNEVEQSTYNFEYANVPELFHWFDVCEAEAGKLIAAGLPLPAYEQVCKASHAFNLLDARRAISVTERQRYILRVRTLARSVAEAYVAQREKLGFPGLKNDKEAVHGR; this is encoded by the coding sequence ATGTCCGCGCCCACCTTCCAAGACGTGATCCAGACCCTGAACCGCTATTGGGCGGAGCAGGGCTGCGTGCTCATGCAGCCGCTCGATACCGAGGTCGGCGCAGGTACGTTCCACCCGGCCACCTTCCTGCGCTCGCTCGGACCGGAACCGTGGGCTGCCGCTTACGTGCAGCCGTGCCGCCGCCCGACGGATGGCCGCTACGGCGACAACCCCAACCGCCTGCAGCACTACTACCAGTACCAGGTGGTGCTCAAGCCCAACCCGGACAACATCCTCGAGCTGTACATCGGCTCGCTGAAGGCGCTGGGCATCGATCCGCTCGTACACGACCTGCGCTTTGTCGAGGACAACTGGGAATCGCCCACGCTGGGCGCCTGGGGCCTGGGCTGGGAGGTGTGGCTGAACGGCATGGAGGTCACCCAGTTCACGTACTTCCAGCAGGCTGGCGGCCTGGAATGCCGTCCCGTCACCGGTGAGATCACCTACGGCCTCGAACGCCTGGTGATGTACCTGCAGAACGTCGACAGCATTTACGACATCGTCTGGACGCACGCCCCGCACGGCGTGGTCACCTATGGCGATGTGTTCCACCAGAACGAGGTGGAGCAGAGCACCTACAACTTCGAATACGCGAACGTGCCTGAGCTGTTCCACTGGTTCGATGTGTGCGAAGCCGAGGCCGGCAAGCTGATCGCCGCCGGCCTGCCGCTGCCCGCGTACGAACAGGTGTGCAAGGCCAGCCACGCGTTCAATTTGCTGGATGCCCGCCGCGCCATCAGCGTGACCGAGCGCCAGCGTTACATCCTGCGCGTACGTACCCTGGCCCGTAGCGTGGCCGAGGCTTACGTCGCCCAGCGCGAGAAACTTGGCTTCCCCGGCCTGAAGAACGACAAGGAGGCCGTCCATGGCCGATAA